A genomic region of Candidatus Pseudomonas phytovorans contains the following coding sequences:
- a CDS encoding metal ABC transporter permease — protein MSFEAFRQLVQDWATAGYLPEALAYGFVVNALLAGLMIGPVLGGLGTLVVVKRFAFFSEAVGHAALTGVAIGILLGEPYTGPYGSLFGYCLLFGILLNFLRNRTGLSPDTLIGVFLSVSLALGASLLLMLAGKINVHILENVLFGSVLTVSGQDLVVLGIVAVLVLALALPLYNRIMLASFNPQLAAVRGVAVKTLDYLFVVLVTLVTVAAVKVIGAILVGALLVIPAAAARLVSQSLKGFFFLSVVIATISTLFGILLPIVFDLPVPSGAAIILVAGMCFALAALARALVPRLQGNPA, from the coding sequence ATGAGTTTTGAAGCATTTCGCCAACTGGTCCAGGACTGGGCCACCGCTGGTTACCTGCCCGAGGCACTGGCCTACGGTTTCGTGGTCAACGCCCTGCTGGCCGGCCTGATGATCGGCCCGGTGCTGGGCGGCCTGGGCACCCTGGTGGTGGTCAAGCGCTTTGCCTTCTTCTCCGAGGCAGTGGGCCATGCCGCGCTGACCGGTGTGGCCATCGGCATCCTGCTGGGCGAGCCCTACACCGGCCCCTACGGCAGCCTGTTCGGCTACTGCCTGCTGTTCGGCATTCTGCTGAACTTCCTGCGCAACCGCACCGGGCTTTCCCCGGATACGCTGATCGGCGTGTTCCTGTCGGTGTCGCTGGCGCTGGGCGCCAGCCTGCTGCTGATGCTGGCAGGCAAGATCAACGTGCACATCCTCGAAAACGTGCTGTTCGGCTCGGTGCTGACCGTCAGCGGCCAGGACCTGGTGGTGCTGGGCATCGTCGCGGTGCTGGTGCTGGCCTTGGCGCTGCCGCTGTACAACCGCATCATGCTGGCCAGTTTCAACCCACAACTGGCGGCCGTGCGCGGGGTGGCGGTGAAAACCCTGGACTACCTGTTCGTGGTGCTGGTGACCCTGGTAACCGTGGCCGCCGTGAAGGTGATCGGGGCGATTCTGGTTGGCGCGCTGCTGGTCATCCCCGCTGCCGCCGCGCGCCTGGTCAGCCAGTCACTCAAAGGCTTTTTCTTCCTGTCGGTGGTGATTGCCACCATCAGCACCCTGTTCGGCATCCTGTTACCGATCGTTTTCGACCTGCCGGTGCCGTCAGGCGCCGCGATCATCCTGGTCGCCGGTATGTGCTTTGCCTTGGCCGCCCTGGCCCGCGCCCTCGTCCCCCGCCTGCAAGGAAACCCGGCATGA
- a CDS encoding metal ABC transporter ATP-binding protein, with the protein MTAAANLVAACGPRIEFAGIDLTLGRTRILEQVGFSVAAGSVHAIVGPNGGGKSSLIKTLLGQMPHQGQLTLHWPSEREVIGYVPQALEFDRGLPMTVDDFMAAMCQRRPAFLGLSRRVQPAIDAALARVGMLEKRKRRMGALSGGERQRVLLAQGLIPEPQLLVLDEPMSALDEAGIQVFEQLLKGWRQAGTTVLWIEHDLEAVLRLADRVTGLSRKVLFDAPPAQALTPERLLGLFSVHPRSESLAS; encoded by the coding sequence ATGACCGCCGCAGCCAACCTGGTGGCGGCCTGCGGGCCGCGCATCGAGTTCGCGGGCATCGACCTTACGCTGGGCCGCACACGCATCCTTGAACAGGTCGGTTTCAGCGTGGCCGCCGGCAGCGTGCACGCCATCGTCGGCCCCAATGGCGGCGGCAAAAGCTCGCTGATCAAGACCCTGCTCGGGCAGATGCCGCACCAGGGCCAGCTGACCCTGCATTGGCCAAGCGAGCGCGAGGTGATCGGTTACGTGCCACAGGCACTGGAGTTCGACCGTGGCCTGCCAATGACCGTGGACGATTTCATGGCCGCCATGTGCCAGCGCCGCCCGGCTTTTCTGGGCCTGTCACGGCGGGTACAACCGGCCATCGACGCAGCCCTGGCGCGGGTCGGCATGCTCGAAAAGCGCAAGCGGCGCATGGGTGCGTTGTCCGGGGGCGAGCGCCAGCGCGTGCTGCTGGCCCAGGGCCTGATCCCCGAGCCGCAGTTGCTGGTGCTGGACGAACCCATGTCAGCACTCGATGAGGCCGGTATCCAGGTATTCGAACAGTTGCTCAAGGGCTGGCGCCAGGCTGGCACCACCGTGCTGTGGATCGAGCACGACCTGGAAGCCGTGCTGCGCCTTGCCGACCGGGTAACCGGCCTGAGCCGCAAAGTGTTGTTTGACGCCCCGCCCGCCCAGGCCCTGACCCCGGAGCGCCTGCTCGGCCTGTTCTCTGTTCACCCGCGTAGCGAGAGCCTTGCCTCATGA
- a CDS encoding metal ABC transporter substrate-binding protein: MFRSALALLLALALPALAMADNGKPLRIGITLHPYYSYVTNIVGDKAEVVPLIPAGFNPHAYEPRAEDIKRIGSLDVVVLNGVGHDDFADRMIAASEKPDIATIEANQNVPLLAATGIAARGAGKVVNPHTFLSISTTIAQVNNIARELGKLDPDNAKFYTQNARAYGKRLRALRAEALAKVTEAPSATFRVATIHAAYDYLVRDFGLEVTAVVEPAHGIEPSPAQLKKTIDQLKALDVRVIFSEMDFPSAYVETIQRESGVRLYPLTHISYGEYTKDKYEVEMKRNLDTVVRAIQENRA, translated from the coding sequence ATGTTCCGCTCCGCCCTCGCCCTGCTCCTGGCCCTTGCCCTGCCGGCACTGGCCATGGCCGATAACGGCAAGCCCCTGCGCATCGGCATCACCCTGCATCCCTACTACAGCTACGTGACCAACATCGTCGGCGACAAGGCCGAAGTGGTGCCGCTGATTCCAGCGGGCTTCAACCCCCACGCCTACGAGCCACGGGCCGAGGACATCAAACGCATCGGCAGCCTGGATGTAGTGGTGCTCAACGGCGTTGGTCATGACGACTTCGCCGACCGCATGATCGCAGCCAGCGAAAAGCCCGACATCGCCACCATCGAGGCCAACCAGAACGTGCCATTGCTGGCGGCCACCGGCATTGCTGCGCGCGGCGCCGGCAAGGTGGTCAACCCGCACACCTTCCTGTCGATCAGCACCACCATCGCCCAGGTCAACAACATCGCCCGCGAACTGGGCAAGCTCGACCCGGACAACGCCAAGTTCTACACGCAAAACGCCCGCGCCTACGGCAAACGCCTGCGCGCCCTGCGTGCCGAAGCCCTGGCCAAGGTCACCGAAGCGCCCAGCGCTACCTTCCGGGTCGCCACCATTCACGCCGCCTACGACTACCTGGTGCGCGACTTTGGCCTGGAGGTGACCGCCGTGGTCGAACCGGCCCATGGCATCGAGCCCAGCCCGGCCCAGCTGAAAAAGACCATCGACCAGCTCAAGGCCCTGGACGTGCGGGTGATCTTCTCGGAAATGGACTTCCCGTCAGCCTATGTCGAAACCATCCAGCGTGAATCGGGCGTACGCCTGTACCCGCTGACGCACATTTCCTACGGCGAATACACCAAGGACAAGTACGAAGTGGAAATGAAGCGCAACCTCGACACCGTGGTCCGCGCCATTCAGGAGAACCGCGCATGA
- a CDS encoding DUF6162 family protein codes for MSRAQVIRPAGAGHETLYVLLISLLIVVLAASVVLLRGEREDEQTIASHQIDARRDLTAAEQGLYTDLRVAFDEIQLLREENAAVPSVQELAEEGLPPFVVDAGSQARGGHQWSWLEPGAYLGRSQAPEVAGSLLLILPADSTGQADVWLRRDSAAMTPDDLGQAALIAAGWQQVVSHYDAGVTREHRH; via the coding sequence ATGAGCCGCGCACAAGTCATTCGCCCGGCCGGCGCCGGGCACGAAACCCTGTACGTGCTGCTGATCAGCCTGCTGATCGTGGTACTCGCCGCCAGTGTGGTGCTGCTGCGTGGCGAGCGCGAGGACGAACAGACCATCGCCAGCCACCAGATCGACGCCCGGCGCGACCTCACCGCCGCCGAGCAGGGCCTGTACACCGACCTCCGGGTGGCCTTTGACGAAATCCAGCTGTTACGGGAAGAAAACGCTGCCGTGCCCAGCGTGCAGGAACTGGCCGAAGAGGGCCTGCCGCCCTTCGTGGTCGATGCCGGCAGCCAGGCCCGTGGCGGCCACCAATGGTCGTGGCTGGAGCCCGGCGCCTACCTGGGCCGCAGCCAGGCCCCAGAAGTCGCCGGCAGCCTGCTGCTGATTCTGCCGGCCGACAGCACCGGCCAGGCCGATGTCTGGCTGCGCCGAGACAGCGCCGCCATGACCCCGGACGACCTCGGCCAGGCGGCACTGATTGCCGCTGGCTGGCAGCAGGTGGTCAGCCACTACGACGCCGGGGTTACCCGCGAACACCGTCACTGA
- a CDS encoding thiamine pyrophosphate-binding protein, translating into MSQAQTLPASPLKQLWLKWRFHLNILLILVPLGFMPKYFADAKLFRGDAGLGANMISDIQVGPYSLNLAELRDEAPRPDGPAGYFKAFNAALCKACIKDVKAAYLRIGKPRSLRAAGTIFFGAPYNMGTSLPIPPRTKPDAQIWITLEGWDGSMHQASVPLAKASPATVAWLEKQGGKK; encoded by the coding sequence ATGAGCCAGGCCCAGACCCTGCCCGCCAGCCCGCTGAAACAGCTGTGGCTGAAGTGGCGCTTCCACCTGAACATCCTGCTGATCCTGGTCCCGCTGGGGTTCATGCCCAAGTACTTCGCCGATGCCAAGCTGTTCCGTGGCGACGCCGGCCTGGGCGCCAACATGATCAGCGACATCCAGGTCGGCCCCTACAGCCTGAACCTGGCCGAATTGCGTGACGAGGCACCACGCCCCGACGGCCCGGCCGGCTACTTCAAGGCGTTCAATGCTGCGCTGTGCAAGGCCTGCATCAAGGACGTCAAGGCTGCTTACCTGCGTATTGGCAAACCCCGCAGCCTGCGTGCCGCCGGCACTATCTTCTTCGGTGCGCCTTACAACATGGGTACCTCGCTGCCGATCCCGCCGCGGACCAAACCTGACGCACAGATCTGGATCACCCTGGAAGGCTGGGACGGCAGCATGCACCAGGCGTCGGTCCCCCTGGCCAAAGCATCGCCAGCCACCGTGGCCTGGCTCGAAAAACAAGGAGGCAAGAAATGA
- a CDS encoding PepSY domain-containing protein translates to MAKSPKKSKSRLWFLVHSWLALPIWFFVLIVCFTGMLAVVSQEIVWLADPAVRANKPDADVERMSFQQVLEALNKADPDMVVERLSQPDGSHFAVKASVTLPDGSSPTLYVNPYTGAIQGKTPDFNFEGFTRALHGWWLVPFTNGFSWGWYLVSILGLPMLASLVTGLVVYKKFWKGFFKPVRTGHGSRIFWGDLHRLAGVWSIWFIAVISITGTWFLIQAILFDNQITISSEPINPVIAREEVPQTPDGSPAPRIGLDEAARIASLAIPGLEINSISLPATAYSHVSLSGPGWYPLMYQNALVNPYTSTIDSQFLISDRSALEFVTESMRPLHTGDFGGLPIKLIWFFFGLILTLMVLSGLLIWTKRTAQATAAALKRSERAPRAARSETTVEMHP, encoded by the coding sequence ATGGCCAAATCACCGAAAAAATCCAAATCCAGGCTGTGGTTCCTGGTCCATAGCTGGCTCGCCCTGCCGATCTGGTTCTTTGTGCTGATCGTCTGTTTCACCGGGATGCTTGCCGTAGTCAGCCAGGAGATTGTCTGGCTCGCCGACCCGGCGGTACGCGCCAACAAGCCGGACGCGGATGTCGAGCGCATGAGCTTCCAGCAGGTGCTGGAGGCCTTGAACAAAGCCGACCCGGACATGGTGGTCGAGCGCCTGAGCCAGCCGGACGGCTCACACTTCGCGGTAAAAGCCAGTGTCACCCTGCCTGACGGCAGCAGCCCGACGCTGTATGTGAACCCCTACACCGGCGCCATTCAGGGCAAGACCCCGGATTTCAACTTCGAGGGCTTCACCCGTGCCCTGCACGGCTGGTGGCTGGTGCCGTTCACCAACGGTTTCAGCTGGGGCTGGTACCTGGTGTCGATACTGGGCCTGCCGATGCTGGCGTCGCTGGTCACTGGCCTTGTGGTGTACAAAAAATTCTGGAAAGGCTTTTTCAAACCCGTGCGCACCGGCCATGGCTCGCGGATTTTCTGGGGTGACCTGCACCGCCTCGCCGGGGTGTGGTCGATCTGGTTCATTGCGGTCATTTCCATCACCGGCACCTGGTTCCTGATCCAGGCGATCCTGTTCGACAACCAGATCACCATTTCCAGCGAGCCCATCAACCCGGTGATCGCCCGTGAGGAAGTCCCGCAAACGCCAGACGGCAGCCCGGCCCCGCGCATCGGCCTGGATGAAGCGGCGCGCATCGCCAGCCTGGCGATCCCCGGGCTGGAGATCAACTCCATCTCGCTGCCCGCCACTGCCTACAGCCACGTGTCGTTGTCCGGGCCGGGCTGGTACCCGTTGATGTACCAGAATGCGTTGGTGAACCCCTACACCAGCACTATCGACAGCCAGTTCCTGATCAGCGACCGCTCGGCGCTGGAGTTCGTCACCGAGTCCATGCGCCCGCTGCACACCGGCGACTTTGGCGGCTTGCCGATCAAGCTGATCTGGTTCTTCTTCGGCCTGATCCTCACCCTGATGGTGCTCAGCGGTTTGCTGATCTGGACCAAACGCACCGCCCAGGCCACCGCCGCCGCCCTCAAGCGCAGTGAGCGGGCGCCACGTGCGGCACGCAGTGAAACCACCGTGGAGATGCACCCATGA
- a CDS encoding SidA/IucD/PvdA family monooxygenase, producing MSQSSQQETIKDLIGVGFGPSNLALAIALEELAESQGHALDALFIDKQQDYRWHGETLATQSELQISFLKDLVSLRNPTSPYSFVNYLHQKQRLADFINLGTFYPCRLEYNDYLRWAAEHFATQAVYGQEVLRIEPEVKSGRVEHLRLVSRDAQGREYSRRTRSVVVGSGGTPKIPEKFGAFKDDPRVFHHSQYLSSLNKLPCTAGKPMRIAVIGSGQSAAEAFIDLNDSYPSVKVDMILRGSALKPADDSPFVNEIFSPDYTDLVYNEPADQRSKLLGEYHNTNYSVVDLNLIERIYGILYRQKVAHQHRHNVLCRRQVEAVVATRDGLELTLRDLATGQQQTHRYDAVVLATGYERRSHRDLLAPLTGYLEDFNVDRNYRVLASPDLQASVYLQGFCENSHGLSDTLLSVLPARAAEIGRALYQDLAQLHGKPQPSVALTRA from the coding sequence ATGAGCCAGTCCTCACAGCAGGAAACCATCAAAGATCTGATCGGCGTGGGCTTCGGCCCTTCCAACCTGGCCTTGGCCATTGCGCTGGAAGAACTCGCCGAATCTCAGGGCCACGCCCTCGACGCACTGTTCATCGACAAACAGCAGGACTACCGCTGGCACGGTGAAACCCTGGCCACCCAGAGCGAGCTGCAGATTTCGTTCCTCAAAGACCTGGTGTCGTTGCGTAACCCCACCAGCCCCTACAGCTTCGTCAACTACCTGCACCAGAAGCAGCGCCTTGCCGACTTCATCAACCTCGGCACCTTCTACCCTTGCCGCCTGGAGTACAACGACTACCTGCGCTGGGCCGCCGAACATTTCGCCACCCAGGCGGTGTATGGCCAGGAAGTGCTGCGCATCGAACCTGAGGTAAAGTCTGGCCGGGTCGAGCACCTGCGCCTGGTCTCGCGCGACGCCCAGGGCCGCGAATACAGCCGCCGTACCCGCTCGGTGGTGGTCGGCAGCGGCGGCACGCCGAAAATCCCGGAAAAGTTCGGTGCCTTCAAGGATGACCCGCGAGTATTCCATCACTCCCAGTACCTGAGCAGCCTCAACAAGCTGCCGTGCACCGCCGGCAAACCGATGCGCATCGCGGTGATCGGTTCGGGCCAGAGCGCCGCCGAGGCATTCATCGACCTCAACGACAGCTACCCGTCGGTCAAGGTCGACATGATCCTGCGTGGCTCCGCCCTGAAACCGGCCGACGACAGCCCGTTCGTCAACGAGATCTTCTCGCCGGACTACACCGACCTGGTCTATAACGAGCCGGCCGACCAGCGCAGCAAACTGCTGGGCGAATACCACAACACCAACTACTCGGTGGTCGACCTTAACCTGATCGAACGCATCTACGGCATCCTCTACCGGCAGAAAGTCGCCCACCAGCACCGTCACAACGTGCTGTGCCGCCGCCAGGTTGAAGCCGTGGTGGCCACCCGCGACGGCCTGGAACTGACCCTGCGCGACCTAGCCACCGGCCAGCAGCAAACCCACCGCTACGACGCCGTGGTCCTCGCCACCGGCTACGAGCGCCGCTCTCACCGTGACCTGCTGGCACCGCTGACCGGTTACCTTGAGGACTTCAATGTCGACCGCAACTACCGCGTGCTGGCCAGCCCGGACCTGCAGGCTTCGGTGTACCTGCAGGGCTTCTGTGAAAACAGCCACGGCCTGAGCGACACCCTGCTTTCGGTGCTACCGGCCCGCGCCGCGGAAATTGGCCGGGCGCTGTACCAAGACCTGGCGCAGTTGCACGGCAAACCGCAACCGAGCGTGGCCCTGACCCGCGCCTGA
- the pbpG gene encoding D-alanyl-D-alanine endopeptidase, producing MKTSLSILSLLLLLTGTATLPSTAAAQPPAQAQRDPSKLHLASGSALLIDLNTNQELYSSHADRVVPIASVTKLMTAMVVLDAKLPMDEMLTMSIANNPEMKGVYSRVRLGSQLDRRETLLITLMSSENRAANSLANAYPGGYPAFIKAMNAKARSLGMAHTRYVEPTGLSTQNVSTARDLAKLLMASRKYPMLSELSTTREKTVAFRKPNYTLGFRNTDHLVNKSNWDIKLTKTGFTNEAGHCLVLLTRMDNRPVAMVILDAFGKYTHFADASRMRQWLETGAAKPAPAVAMQYKSDRQGKGRVASE from the coding sequence GTGAAAACATCCCTGTCCATCCTCAGCCTGCTGCTGTTGCTCACAGGTACCGCGACCCTCCCGTCGACTGCTGCTGCACAACCCCCGGCCCAAGCCCAACGTGACCCGTCCAAGTTGCATCTGGCTTCAGGCAGCGCCCTGCTGATCGACCTGAATACCAACCAGGAGTTGTATTCGAGCCACGCCGACCGTGTGGTGCCGATCGCCTCGGTCACCAAGTTGATGACAGCGATGGTGGTACTGGATGCCAAGCTGCCCATGGATGAAATGCTCACCATGAGCATTGCCAACAACCCGGAAATGAAGGGCGTGTATTCACGCGTGCGCCTGGGCAGCCAACTTGACCGCCGCGAAACCCTGCTGATTACCCTGATGTCGTCGGAAAACCGTGCCGCCAACTCCCTGGCAAACGCCTACCCCGGCGGCTATCCGGCGTTCATCAAGGCAATGAATGCCAAGGCCCGCAGCCTGGGTATGGCACATACCCGCTACGTTGAACCTACCGGCCTGTCGACGCAGAACGTGTCTACCGCCCGCGACCTGGCCAAACTGCTGATGGCCTCGCGCAAGTACCCGATGCTCAGCGAGCTGTCGACCACCCGCGAGAAGACCGTGGCCTTCCGCAAGCCCAACTACACCCTGGGCTTCCGTAACACCGACCACCTGGTGAACAAGAGCAACTGGGACATCAAGCTGACCAAGACGGGCTTCACCAACGAGGCCGGGCATTGCCTGGTGCTGCTGACCCGCATGGACAACCGCCCGGTGGCCATGGTCATTCTCGATGCCTTCGGCAAGTACACCCACTTCGCCGATGCCAGCCGCATGCGTCAATGGCTGGAGACCGGCGCTGCCAAGCCGGCACCGGCAGTGGCCATGCAGTACAAGTCGGACCGGCAGGGCAAAGGGCGCGTAGCGTCCGAATAA
- a CDS encoding shikimate 5-dehydrogenase, whose amino-acid sequence MSTTPSRDTVLCISLAGRPGTFGVRFHNHLYQQLGLDFYYKAMRTDDLPAAVAGIRALGIRGCGVSMPYKEACMALVDEIDPSAAAIESVNTLVNTNGHLKAYNTDYLAVRQLLAQHHVDPCTAFALRGSGGMAKAVASALRDAGFAEGIIVARNEQAGRQLADMCGYRWVPELGDICPPMLVNVTPIGMAGGPEADVLAFSEHAIAAAERVFDVVAMPAQTPLIRRAQALGKPVITGLEVIALQALEQFVLYTGVRPTPAQVDAAVAYARDV is encoded by the coding sequence ATGTCGACAACTCCCAGCCGGGATACTGTGCTGTGCATCTCCCTGGCCGGCCGCCCCGGCACCTTCGGCGTGCGGTTTCACAACCACCTGTACCAGCAGCTGGGCCTGGACTTTTACTACAAGGCCATGCGCACTGATGACTTGCCTGCGGCGGTAGCGGGTATACGTGCACTGGGTATACGCGGCTGCGGCGTGTCGATGCCGTACAAGGAGGCCTGTATGGCGCTGGTCGACGAAATTGACCCGTCGGCAGCGGCCATCGAGTCGGTCAATACCTTGGTCAATACCAATGGCCACTTGAAGGCTTACAACACCGATTACCTGGCCGTGCGCCAGTTGCTGGCGCAGCATCACGTCGATCCGTGCACCGCCTTTGCCCTGCGGGGCAGTGGTGGAATGGCCAAGGCGGTGGCCAGTGCCCTGCGTGATGCTGGCTTTGCCGAAGGCATCATCGTTGCGCGCAACGAGCAGGCCGGGCGGCAGTTGGCGGATATGTGTGGTTATCGCTGGGTACCTGAGCTGGGCGATATCTGCCCGCCGATGCTGGTGAACGTGACACCGATCGGTATGGCGGGCGGGCCGGAGGCAGACGTGCTGGCGTTTTCCGAGCACGCCATAGCGGCGGCGGAGCGGGTTTTCGATGTGGTGGCGATGCCGGCGCAAACACCATTGATCCGCCGGGCTCAGGCGTTGGGCAAGCCGGTGATCACTGGCCTTGAGGTCATCGCACTGCAGGCGCTGGAGCAGTTTGTGCTTTACACCGGTGTGCGGCCGACTCCGGCACAGGTGGATGCCGCAGTGGCTTACGCCCGGGATGTCTAG
- the gloA gene encoding lactoylglutathione lyase: MSLHDLQTLPGVTAQPDAATAQFVFNHTMLRVKDIEKSLDFYTRVLGFRLVDKRDFPEAAFSLYFLALVDPAQIPADDAARHQWMKSIPGVLELTHNHGTENDAGFAYHNGNTDPRGFGHICISVPDVRAACARFEALDVPFQKRLQDGRMNHLAFVKDPDGYWVEVIQPTELKD, encoded by the coding sequence ATGAGCCTGCATGATCTGCAAACCCTGCCTGGCGTCACCGCTCAGCCGGATGCCGCTACCGCCCAGTTCGTCTTCAACCACACCATGCTGCGGGTCAAGGATATCGAGAAGTCGCTGGACTTCTACACCCGTGTGCTGGGCTTCCGCCTGGTGGACAAGCGCGACTTCCCCGAAGCCGCCTTCAGCCTGTACTTCCTGGCGCTTGTCGACCCGGCGCAGATCCCTGCCGATGACGCAGCACGCCACCAGTGGATGAAGTCGATCCCTGGCGTACTGGAGCTGACCCACAACCACGGCACCGAAAACGATGCCGGGTTCGCCTACCACAACGGCAACACCGACCCGCGCGGGTTTGGCCACATCTGCATTTCGGTGCCGGATGTGCGGGCCGCCTGTGCGCGCTTTGAAGCACTGGACGTACCGTTCCAGAAACGCCTGCAGGACGGGCGCATGAATCACCTGGCCTTCGTCAAGGACCCGGACGGTTACTGGGTAGAAGTGATCCAGCCGACCGAGCTTAAAGACTAA
- a CDS encoding DNA binding protein, which translates to MSRLAEFRAAEKALQEQMAQLEALKKDAGLKREIEFEQKLVGLMKSYDKSLRDIIAILDPKAVSRATSAAPKQQRRPRVVKVYQNPHTGERIETKGGNHRGLKAWKEQYGGATVESWVR; encoded by the coding sequence GTGTCCAGACTTGCAGAGTTTCGTGCTGCCGAAAAAGCGCTCCAGGAGCAGATGGCGCAACTGGAAGCGTTGAAAAAGGATGCCGGCCTCAAACGCGAAATCGAATTCGAGCAGAAACTAGTCGGCCTGATGAAAAGCTATGACAAAAGCCTGCGCGATATCATCGCCATCCTCGACCCCAAGGCTGTAAGCAGGGCGACCAGCGCAGCCCCCAAGCAACAGCGCCGCCCGCGCGTGGTAAAGGTTTATCAAAACCCGCACACCGGCGAGCGGATCGAGACCAAAGGCGGCAACCACCGGGGCCTCAAGGCCTGGAAAGAACAGTACGGGGGCGCCACGGTAGAAAGCTGGGTACGCTGA
- a CDS encoding OprD family porin, translating into MFAPFPLAPGRRVAGLFLLCAGLNAQAAGFLEDSSAKVEARNVYFNRDFRDGHSSSSQGASKREEWAQGFILNVQSGYTQGPVGFGVDALGMFGFKLDSSPADSNSGLLPSSGHDPRHSADQYAKMGLAAKVKVSNTVLKYGSMMPDVPLLKYNDGRLLPTMFHGAMLTSEELRDLKFTLARLDKYTARDSTDRQDIRVHCKNKRYACDIEADHFDLAGVDYRFNERLSAQYQVAKLENIYRQHFLGLVASQPLAVGSLSADLRLIKSDDIGNARAGAIDHRAFSGMLGYSLGGHKISAGWQRMYGDSAMPYLDGSNPYLVNYAQVNDFAAAQERSWQVRYDYDFKALGVPGLTFFTRYINGDNIKVPGSSAEGKEWERDTEFKYQVQSGTFKDVSVRLRNSTYRSNYEKWARDMDETRVIVSYNFSVF; encoded by the coding sequence ATGTTTGCCCCTTTTCCTCTCGCCCCCGGGCGCCGTGTTGCCGGCCTGTTCCTCTTGTGTGCCGGCCTCAACGCCCAGGCCGCCGGTTTTCTTGAAGACAGCAGTGCCAAGGTTGAAGCACGCAATGTCTATTTCAACCGGGATTTTCGTGACGGCCACAGCAGTTCCAGCCAAGGCGCGTCCAAGCGGGAAGAATGGGCACAAGGTTTCATCCTTAATGTGCAGTCGGGCTATACCCAGGGGCCGGTCGGTTTTGGCGTGGATGCGCTGGGTATGTTCGGTTTCAAACTCGACTCCAGCCCGGCCGACAGTAACAGTGGTTTGCTGCCTTCTTCCGGCCACGATCCGCGGCATTCGGCTGACCAGTACGCGAAGATGGGGCTGGCAGCCAAGGTCAAGGTATCCAATACCGTGCTCAAGTACGGTTCGATGATGCCGGACGTGCCGTTGCTCAAGTATAACGATGGTCGTCTGCTGCCGACCATGTTCCATGGCGCCATGCTCACGTCCGAAGAACTCCGCGACTTGAAGTTCACCCTGGCCCGGCTGGACAAGTACACCGCGCGTGACTCCACTGACCGCCAGGACATTCGCGTGCACTGCAAGAACAAGCGCTATGCCTGCGATATCGAAGCCGACCACTTTGACCTCGCCGGAGTCGATTACCGCTTCAACGAACGACTCAGCGCCCAGTACCAGGTGGCCAAGCTGGAGAACATCTACCGCCAGCACTTTCTCGGCCTGGTGGCCAGCCAGCCGTTGGCGGTGGGCAGCCTGTCGGCCGACCTGCGCCTGATCAAAAGTGATGACATTGGCAATGCCCGCGCCGGTGCAATTGACCATCGCGCCTTCAGCGGCATGCTCGGTTACAGCCTGGGTGGCCACAAGATCAGTGCCGGCTGGCAGCGGATGTATGGCGACAGCGCCATGCCGTATCTGGATGGCAGTAACCCGTACCTGGTCAACTATGCCCAGGTCAATGATTTCGCTGCCGCTCAGGAGCGTTCCTGGCAGGTGCGTTATGACTATGACTTCAAGGCGCTGGGTGTGCCCGGCCTGACCTTCTTTACCCGTTACATCAACGGCGACAATATCAAGGTTCCGGGCAGCAGCGCCGAAGGTAAGGAATGGGAACGCGATACCGAGTTCAAATATCAGGTGCAAAGTGGCACTTTCAAGGACGTCAGCGTGCGCCTGCGTAATTCCACTTACCGTAGCAACTATGAAAAGTGGGCGCGTGACATGGATGAGACACGCGTCATTGTCAGCTACAACTTCTCGGTCTTCTAG